A DNA window from Candidatus Sulfidibacterium hydrothermale contains the following coding sequences:
- a CDS encoding DUF1295 domain-containing protein, with amino-acid sequence MMSEKLFFHLLYAWMALAVVIFPILLKVTVPYGRHTRNTWGPMVKNRLGWFLMELPVAIVFSWFFFHGKAPKTAPVYVFYGLFMLHYFNRIFIFPFRLRDNGKQMPWLIVLLALFFNFSNGFFNGYWFGTLKPDYPVSWFKSWQFIAGLILFFTGMIINITADQKLLNLRKGGKKGYYIPHGGLFEKISSPNLFGEIIEWSGWALMSWCLPAFSFALWTAANLIPRALDHHRWYHHYFTDYPKERKALIPGIL; translated from the coding sequence ATGATGAGTGAAAAACTGTTTTTTCATTTGCTTTATGCCTGGATGGCACTGGCTGTTGTCATTTTTCCCATTTTATTAAAGGTCACCGTTCCTTACGGACGGCACACCCGCAATACCTGGGGGCCTATGGTAAAAAACCGTTTGGGTTGGTTTTTAATGGAACTGCCTGTGGCCATTGTTTTTTCATGGTTCTTTTTTCATGGAAAAGCGCCTAAAACAGCTCCGGTTTATGTATTTTACGGATTGTTTATGCTGCATTATTTCAACCGGATATTCATTTTTCCTTTCCGGTTACGCGACAATGGGAAACAGATGCCCTGGCTCATTGTTTTGCTGGCCCTGTTTTTCAATTTTTCCAACGGATTTTTTAACGGATACTGGTTTGGAACGCTCAAGCCAGACTATCCGGTATCGTGGTTCAAAAGCTGGCAGTTCATTGCCGGCCTCATCCTGTTTTTTACCGGCATGATCATCAACATTACTGCTGATCAGAAATTGTTGAATTTACGAAAAGGCGGAAAAAAAGGATATTACATTCCTCATGGCGGATTATTCGAAAAAATATCGTCTCCTAATCTTTTTGGAGAAATCATTGAATGGAGCGGGTGGGCGCTGATGAGCTGGTGTCTGCCGGCCTTTTCATTTGCCCTATGGACCGCCGCCAACCTGATTCCGCGGGCATTGGATCATCACCGGTGGTATCATCATTATTTTACGGATTATCCGAAAGAACGAAAAGCCCTGATTCCTGGAATTTTATAA
- the mazG gene encoding nucleoside triphosphate pyrophosphohydrolase — translation MEAFGRLLDIMDDLREGCPWDKKQTIESLRYLTLEEVYELSDAILDKDMKGIREELGDLMMHLVFYAKIGEEKKAFDVYDVLQGISDKLVYRHPHIYGDVKVTGADEVADNWEKLKLKEGKKSVLSGVPRSLPPLLKAFRMQEKAKGVGFEWEKRSQVWDKVTEELQELHAEVEQNSPKEKLEDEFGDLLFALVNYARYLGINPDDALEKTNRKFIRRFQYIEEQASKEGRSLTDMTLDEMDAYWNQAKEKE, via the coding sequence ATGGAAGCTTTCGGGCGTTTGCTCGATATTATGGATGATCTGCGTGAAGGTTGCCCGTGGGATAAAAAGCAAACCATCGAAAGTCTGCGTTATCTGACACTCGAAGAGGTTTATGAGTTGTCGGATGCCATTCTGGATAAAGACATGAAAGGGATCCGCGAAGAGCTGGGTGACTTGATGATGCATCTGGTTTTTTATGCCAAAATTGGTGAAGAAAAAAAGGCTTTTGATGTCTATGATGTTTTACAGGGTATTTCAGATAAACTGGTATACCGCCATCCGCATATTTATGGCGATGTAAAAGTGACCGGAGCTGACGAAGTAGCTGATAACTGGGAAAAACTAAAACTGAAAGAAGGGAAAAAATCGGTGCTCTCGGGTGTTCCAAGATCATTACCTCCGTTGTTGAAAGCTTTTCGGATGCAGGAAAAAGCCAAGGGCGTGGGCTTTGAATGGGAAAAACGCTCGCAGGTGTGGGATAAAGTAACGGAAGAGTTACAGGAACTGCATGCTGAAGTGGAACAAAACAGTCCGAAAGAAAAGTTAGAAGACGAGTTTGGAGATTTGCTTTTTGCCCTGGTGAATTATGCCCGGTATCTTGGTATTAATCCGGATGATGCGTTGGAAAAAACCAATAGGAAATTTATCCGTCGTTTTCAGTACATCGAAGAACAGGCGTCTAAAGAAGGCCGCAGCCTGACGGATATGACGCTGGACGAGATGGATGCTTACTGGAATCAGGCCAAGGAAAAAGAATAG
- a CDS encoding DUF2891 domain-containing protein, which yields MNKFLLFIVLLIFAGCHSATQSPAKTGDEKPLQLTRNEAEKLVKLPLKCIHQEYPNKPGEVLTSDKDLKPPREVHPCFYGCFDWHSSVHGHWSLVKLLKQFPNLKEADTIKAILQQQLSKENILREAAYFQPKLNHLYERTYGWAWLLKLAAELHTWHTPLGQKLETNLKPLTDTIVALYKNYLPRLHYPIRVGTHTNTAFGLSFAMDYAQAVHDTAFENLIRRRAKDFYLKDSAYPLRWEPSGYDFLSPGMEEMDIMRKVLPEASFKNWLKKFLPELMNKNFTWTPGVVSDRKDGTLVHLDGLNFSRAWCLYGLAKQYPEFDYLIPVANRHVRYSLPNLMGDSYMGGHWLASFAIYALTQ from the coding sequence ATGAATAAATTTTTACTTTTCATTGTTTTATTAATTTTTGCCGGATGTCATTCCGCAACCCAATCACCAGCAAAAACCGGAGATGAAAAACCTTTACAACTGACCCGGAATGAAGCCGAAAAGCTGGTTAAACTGCCTTTAAAATGTATCCACCAAGAATATCCAAACAAACCCGGGGAAGTGCTTACTTCGGACAAAGACCTGAAACCACCGCGTGAAGTTCATCCTTGTTTTTATGGCTGTTTCGACTGGCATTCATCGGTTCACGGACACTGGTCGCTGGTGAAGCTACTGAAACAATTTCCGAACTTAAAAGAAGCCGATACCATTAAAGCGATTTTACAACAACAACTATCAAAAGAAAACATTTTGCGTGAAGCAGCTTACTTCCAACCTAAGCTGAATCATTTGTATGAACGCACATACGGTTGGGCATGGCTGTTGAAACTGGCTGCCGAGTTGCACACCTGGCATACCCCGCTGGGACAAAAACTGGAAACCAATCTAAAACCACTCACCGACACCATTGTGGCGTTGTATAAAAATTATCTGCCGCGGCTGCATTATCCCATCCGGGTAGGAACCCATACCAATACCGCTTTCGGACTTTCGTTTGCTATGGATTATGCCCAGGCAGTTCACGATACCGCTTTTGAAAACCTGATTCGCCGGAGAGCCAAAGATTTTTATCTGAAAGACAGTGCGTACCCGTTACGTTGGGAACCCAGCGGCTACGATTTTCTTTCGCCGGGCATGGAAGAAATGGATATTATGCGAAAGGTATTACCGGAAGCCTCATTTAAAAACTGGCTTAAGAAATTTTTACCGGAATTGATGAACAAAAACTTCACCTGGACCCCCGGCGTAGTTTCCGACCGTAAAGATGGAACACTGGTACATTTGGATGGTTTGAATTTCAGCCGGGCCTGGTGTTTGTACGGACTGGCTAAACAATACCCGGAATTTGATTACCTGATTCCGGTAGCTAACCGGCATGTCCGGTATTCTCTTCCCAACCTGATGGGAGACAGCTATATGGGCGGGCACTGGCTGGCTTCATTTGCCATTTATGCACTAACGCAATAA